From Patescibacteria group bacterium, a single genomic window includes:
- a CDS encoding UDP-N-acetylglucosamine 1-carboxyvinyltransferase — MPYLIVNGGKKLHGEIKNQSAKNSAVAIMCASLMIDGKTVLKNVPQIEEVNRMCELLLSMDAKVIQNGSDLTIDTTGGLNFEKIDATASEKTRSSLLLLGALASRKISYKLYRSGGCRLGQRTVRPHLFALQAYGVEVASKPKFYEVKNGALKAANIVMYESGDTSTENAIMAAVLAPGQTIIKMASANYMVQDLCYFLNQAGAKISGIGTTTLTIDGVSKLRPMASYPIMPDPIVAMTYISAAIVTGSHLTVSNCPLEFLELELCKLEVMGQKYKILNKRKSTNGQFAVADIEIIPSKLVCLPDKIECRPFPGLNIDNLPLFIPILAKAKGRTLVHDWVYEDRAIYSLELKKFGVDVTLIDTHRVWVEGPTKFKPNEVICPPALRPAVNVLIAMLAAPGKSLLRSTYVIDRGYENLYETLNKAGASIKIIKNK; from the coding sequence ATGCCTTATTTAATCGTAAACGGCGGAAAAAAATTGCATGGCGAGATTAAAAACCAGTCGGCCAAAAATTCGGCCGTGGCCATAATGTGCGCCAGTTTAATGATAGACGGCAAGACCGTTTTAAAAAATGTGCCGCAAATTGAAGAAGTGAACCGGATGTGTGAACTGTTACTTAGCATGGACGCGAAGGTGATTCAAAATGGCTCTGATTTAACCATAGACACAACCGGTGGTTTGAATTTTGAAAAAATTGATGCCACCGCTTCAGAAAAAACCAGATCGTCTTTGCTTTTGCTGGGCGCTTTGGCGTCGCGAAAAATCAGTTATAAATTATATAGATCAGGCGGCTGTCGGCTGGGTCAGCGCACGGTCAGGCCGCACTTGTTTGCCCTGCAAGCGTATGGAGTGGAAGTGGCGTCAAAGCCGAAGTTCTATGAGGTAAAAAATGGCGCCCTTAAAGCCGCCAATATTGTGATGTATGAATCGGGGGATACTTCAACTGAAAATGCGATTATGGCCGCGGTCTTGGCGCCGGGTCAAACTATTATAAAGATGGCTTCGGCCAATTACATGGTGCAGGACTTGTGTTATTTTTTAAATCAAGCCGGAGCAAAAATTAGCGGCATCGGCACCACCACTTTAACAATTGACGGCGTCAGTAAATTGCGTCCGATGGCAAGTTATCCGATAATGCCGGATCCAATTGTGGCCATGACCTATATTTCGGCCGCGATTGTCACTGGTTCGCATTTGACCGTTTCCAATTGCCCGCTGGAATTTTTGGAACTGGAATTGTGCAAGCTTGAGGTGATGGGACAAAAGTATAAAATTTTAAATAAAAGGAAATCCACCAACGGCCAATTTGCGGTGGCGGACATAGAAATCATACCCAGCAAGCTTGTTTGCTTGCCGGATAAGATTGAGTGCCGGCCGTTTCCGGGTTTAAATATTGATAATCTGCCCTTGTTTATTCCCATTTTGGCCAAAGCCAAAGGCCGGACACTGGTCCATGACTGGGTTTATGAAGACCGGGCGATTTATAGCTTGGAATTAAAAAAGTTTGGCGTGGATGTGACTCTGATAGATACGCACCGCGTCTGGGTGGAAGGCCCGACCAAGTTCAAGCCCAATGAAGTGATTTGCCCGCCGGCACTGCGGCCGGCCGTCAATGTCTTAATTGCCATGCTGGCCGCGCCGGGAAAATCACTTTTGCGCAGTACCTATGTGATTGACCGCGGTTATGAAAATTTATACGAAACGCTAAATAAAGCCGGGGCCAGTATAAAAATAATAAAAAATAAATAA
- a CDS encoding DUF5666 domain-containing protein — protein MKKIFTIVLISMFSFMLVAPALAQNTEHAKIKPAKLVAAAKFTRRAVTLTGKIVSLAGTTAPTSMVITVNKVLPKKLKNWTGAYPTSTQNLTIQITSTTRVIREFYAKSGLSELQIGDAVSVIAKTNQDGTVTAQLVKDNSIHVFSRTGKIVSIDTASGSFVFAYGKHNATVVTVKTDANTKFKVAKVTNPTLSNFTVSSTVAVSGLINSNTKTVYTAKTVRLIKQ, from the coding sequence ATGAAAAAAATATTTACAATAGTTTTGATCAGCATGTTTTCGTTTATGTTGGTAGCCCCGGCATTGGCGCAAAACACTGAACATGCAAAAATAAAACCGGCGAAGTTGGTTGCTGCGGCTAAATTTACCCGCCGCGCCGTTACCTTGACCGGCAAAATTGTGAGTTTGGCCGGCACAACCGCGCCTACCAGTATGGTCATCACCGTTAACAAAGTGTTACCAAAGAAATTAAAAAATTGGACCGGTGCGTATCCTACGTCCACCCAGAATTTAACAATTCAGATTACTTCCACTACCAGAGTAATAAGAGAATTTTATGCCAAATCCGGATTGTCTGAATTGCAAATTGGCGACGCGGTGAGCGTTATAGCTAAGACCAACCAAGACGGCACGGTGACCGCCCAGCTTGTAAAAGATAATTCCATTCATGTATTTTCACGAACCGGCAAAATTGTTTCCATAGACACAGCCAGCGGAAGTTTTGTGTTCGCTTATGGCAAACACAACGCGACTGTAGTGACAGTAAAGACCGATGCTAACACAAAGTTCAAAGTGGCCAAAGTCACCAATCCGACATTGTCAAATTTTACCGTGAGCAGCACCGTTGCGGTCAGCGGACTGATTAACAGCAATACCAAAACTGTTTATACGGCCAAAACGGTACGTTTGATTAAACAGTAA
- a CDS encoding ribonuclease HI family protein has translation MKLSIYSDGGARGNPGPAAAGIVIKNEAEKTVAEFGEFLGEQTNNFAEYSALILGLKKAKELGAAEVECILDSELVTKQMRGEYKVREPNLQKLFVQAYNAASQFKKVAYKHTLRAGNKEADDWVNKTLDQIR, from the coding sequence ATGAAACTGAGTATTTATTCAGATGGCGGGGCGCGCGGAAATCCGGGACCGGCCGCCGCAGGCATTGTTATAAAAAATGAAGCCGAAAAAACCGTGGCTGAATTTGGCGAATTTTTGGGTGAACAAACCAATAATTTTGCCGAGTACTCGGCTCTGATTTTAGGACTAAAAAAAGCCAAAGAGTTGGGCGCCGCTGAAGTGGAGTGTATTTTGGACAGTGAACTGGTGACCAAACAGATGCGCGGCGAATACAAAGTACGCGAGCCCAATTTGCAAAAATTATTTGTCCAGGCCTATAACGCGGCCAGTCAGTTTAAAAAAGTGGCATATAAACACACTCTGCGGGCCGGAAATAAGGAAGCGGACGACTGGGTAAATAAAACTTTAGACCAAATAAGGTAA
- a CDS encoding CTP synthase encodes MAKTKYIFIIGGVLSGVGKGVSAASIGRILKNKGLNVSAIKIDPYINVDAGTMNPIEHGEVYVTEDGDETDQDLGNYERFLDTNIYSINYMTTGRVYLSVIEKERSMYYKGKCVEVVPHIPMEVVGRIKAAAKKAKADVMIIEIGGTAGEYQNILFLEAARMMKLKEPDNVVFVLVSYLPIPGHLGEMKTKPTQYAARTLNSSGIQADFIIARGRLELDKPRREKLALFCGLRSEKDVIAAPDVKTIYEIPDLFEKQNFSNLLLKKLQLKPRPKDGKKWRDFIRKMKKAETVIKIAVVGKYFGTGNFTLADSYISVIEAIKHACWHNGLKPELTWLDSEEYEKNPAKLKELSSYNALIVPGGFGARGVEGIISAIRYVREHKIPFLGLCYGMQLASIEFARNVLGLARAHTTEIDAKTPEPIIHINNKQAENVKNNHYGGTMRLGAYKCVLVKGTRVFKAYGGKKIVSERHRHRYEFNNDYRERLTKAGMQIAGVNPEANLVEIIELKDHPYFVASQFHPEFKSRPLEPHPLFVGLIKAAKLSL; translated from the coding sequence ATGGCCAAAACCAAGTATATTTTTATCATAGGCGGAGTTTTAAGCGGGGTCGGCAAGGGGGTATCAGCAGCGTCAATCGGCAGAATTTTGAAAAATAAGGGTCTTAATGTTTCGGCCATAAAAATTGATCCGTATATCAATGTTGATGCCGGCACGATGAATCCGATTGAACACGGCGAGGTTTATGTGACCGAAGACGGCGATGAGACCGATCAGGACCTGGGCAATTACGAACGATTTTTAGACACAAACATTTACTCAATAAATTACATGACCACCGGCCGGGTGTATTTAAGCGTGATTGAAAAAGAGCGGAGCATGTATTACAAAGGCAAGTGCGTGGAGGTGGTGCCGCATATTCCCATGGAAGTCGTGGGCCGGATAAAGGCGGCGGCAAAAAAGGCCAAGGCCGACGTGATGATTATAGAAATCGGCGGCACCGCCGGGGAATATCAAAATATTTTGTTTTTGGAAGCCGCCCGCATGATGAAGCTTAAAGAACCGGACAATGTGGTTTTTGTGCTGGTCAGTTATTTGCCGATTCCCGGGCACTTGGGAGAAATGAAAACCAAACCGACCCAGTACGCGGCCAGAACCTTAAACAGCAGCGGTATTCAGGCCGATTTTATCATCGCCCGTGGCCGGCTGGAGCTGGACAAGCCCAGACGGGAAAAGCTGGCCCTGTTTTGCGGTCTGCGCAGCGAAAAAGATGTGATTGCCGCGCCGGATGTAAAAACCATTTATGAAATTCCGGATTTATTTGAAAAACAAAATTTCAGCAATTTGCTTTTAAAAAAATTACAATTAAAACCGAGACCAAAAGACGGAAAAAAATGGCGCGACTTTATCCGTAAAATGAAAAAAGCGGAAACGGTTATAAAAATCGCGGTGGTGGGAAAATATTTTGGCACCGGCAATTTTACTTTAGCCGATTCCTACATCTCGGTAATTGAAGCAATTAAGCACGCCTGTTGGCATAATGGCCTGAAACCGGAACTAACATGGCTTGACAGTGAGGAATATGAAAAGAATCCGGCCAAACTAAAAGAGTTGAGTTCTTATAATGCTCTGATTGTGCCGGGCGGGTTTGGCGCGCGCGGAGTGGAAGGCATTATTTCGGCCATCAGATATGTCAGAGAACACAAGATTCCGTTTTTAGGGTTATGCTACGGCATGCAACTGGCCAGCATTGAATTTGCGCGCAATGTTTTGGGTTTGGCCAGGGCGCACACCACGGAAATAGATGCCAAGACCCCGGAGCCGATTATTCATATAAATAACAAGCAGGCGGAGAACGTAAAAAATAATCATTACGGCGGCACTATGCGCTTGGGTGCGTACAAATGCGTCTTGGTGAAGGGCACTAGGGTTTTTAAGGCCTATGGCGGCAAAAAGATTGTGAGCGAACGCCACCGTCATCGTTATGAATTTAATAATGATTATCGCGAGAGATTGACCAAAGCCGGTATGCAAATCGCCGGTGTCAATCCGGAAGCTAACCTGGTTGAAATTATTGAACTAAAGGACCACCCGTATTTTGTGGCCAGTCAGTTTCATCCGGAGTTTAAATCCCGTCCGCTTGAGCCGCATCCGTTGTTTGTCGGTCTGATCAAAGCGGCGAAGTTATCTTTATAA
- the rplI gene encoding 50S ribosomal protein L9, protein MKVILIQNVPGLGKINEVKDVADGYARNFLFAKNLAVPATKKIMVDLQAKSTKEAKDHEKDLREQQELAEKLDGWETELKEKVSDGGSLYAAVGPQKVSEILKKSGFSVDKNQIVMKPIKEAGEFKAKIKFRHGLEADIIIIVSAK, encoded by the coding sequence ATGAAGGTAATCTTAATTCAAAATGTTCCCGGGCTGGGCAAGATAAACGAAGTCAAAGACGTAGCCGACGGTTATGCCCGCAATTTTCTGTTTGCCAAAAATTTAGCCGTGCCGGCCACCAAAAAAATTATGGTTGATTTGCAGGCCAAAAGCACAAAGGAAGCCAAGGATCATGAAAAAGATTTGCGCGAACAACAGGAGCTGGCTGAAAAGTTAGACGGCTGGGAAACCGAACTGAAGGAAAAAGTCAGCGACGGTGGTTCGCTTTACGCGGCCGTCGGTCCGCAGAAAGTTTCCGAAATTTTGAAAAAATCAGGTTTTTCCGTGGATAAAAATCAAATTGTGATGAAGCCCATAAAAGAAGCGGGGGAGTTTAAAGCCAAGATAAAGTTTCGTCACGGTTTGGAAGCGGATATTATAATTATAGTGTCAGCAAAATAA
- the dnaJ gene encoding molecular chaperone DnaJ — protein MGKDYYKILGVDKNASQDDIKKAFKKAAMEHHPDRPGGNEAKFKEVNEAYQVLGDAEKRKRYDQFGSDFEQQGGFGQGMTWEDFMRAARGQGGAGGQGGFQNFSFDFGGMDLNDMFGDLFGFGGGGSRGGSRRGGQSRGRDIQIDAQIDFKEAAFGVEKQISLRKQNKCDVCGGTGAEPGSKMENCPTCHGQGQVVQNQRTFLGTMQTVTTCPDCHGQGEKPSKKCKHCNGSGVITSNSEIKVKIPAGIDDGQSIRLSGHGEAAGRGGSSGDLYVLVHVRPLKGFKREGYDIYIEAEINFPQAVLGDTINIETLEGQTRLVVPEGTESGQLIRLKNKGVGHLNDNGRGDQYVKIKIRVPKHLNKNARKILDDLKSEL, from the coding sequence ATGGGAAAAGATTATTACAAAATTCTCGGAGTTGATAAAAACGCTTCACAAGATGATATAAAAAAGGCCTTTAAGAAGGCGGCCATGGAACATCACCCGGACAGACCGGGCGGGAACGAGGCCAAATTCAAAGAAGTGAATGAGGCATATCAGGTCTTGGGTGACGCGGAAAAACGCAAGCGCTATGATCAGTTTGGCTCTGATTTTGAACAGCAGGGCGGTTTTGGTCAGGGCATGACATGGGAAGATTTCATGCGCGCAGCCCGCGGTCAGGGCGGCGCCGGTGGCCAGGGTGGTTTCCAAAATTTTTCTTTTGATTTTGGCGGGATGGATTTAAACGACATGTTTGGGGACTTGTTCGGTTTTGGCGGCGGCGGTTCCAGAGGAGGTTCCAGGCGCGGTGGACAAAGCCGCGGCCGCGATATTCAAATTGACGCGCAGATAGATTTTAAAGAAGCGGCCTTTGGCGTGGAAAAACAAATATCACTGCGAAAACAAAATAAATGTGATGTCTGCGGTGGCACTGGCGCCGAGCCGGGGAGTAAGATGGAAAATTGTCCGACCTGTCACGGCCAAGGACAAGTTGTGCAAAACCAACGGACATTTTTGGGCACAATGCAGACCGTCACCACTTGCCCGGATTGTCACGGCCAAGGCGAGAAGCCGAGTAAAAAATGCAAACACTGCAACGGCTCGGGCGTGATCACTTCCAACTCGGAAATAAAAGTAAAAATTCCGGCTGGCATTGATGATGGTCAATCAATCCGCCTTTCCGGCCACGGCGAAGCGGCAGGCCGCGGCGGTTCGTCCGGTGATTTGTATGTCTTGGTTCACGTCAGGCCGCTAAAAGGATTCAAACGCGAGGGGTATGATATTTACATCGAGGCCGAAATAAATTTTCCGCAAGCTGTGCTCGGCGACACCATAAATATTGAAACACTTGAAGGGCAAACTCGGTTAGTGGTTCCGGAAGGCACCGAATCCGGGCAATTGATCAGATTAAAAAATAAAGGCGTTGGGCATTTAAATGACAACGGCAGGGGAGACCAGTATGTGAAAATAAAAATCCGCGTGCCCAAACATTTAAACAAAAACGCCCGTAAGATTTTGGATGATTTGAAAAGTGAGTTATAA
- a CDS encoding sigma-70 family RNA polymerase sigma factor, with protein MKKHDFEKFYQTHLDKVYRFVFFRVSANKELAEDLVSEIFMKALEHFETYDPKISQSAWIMTICKNHMANYYRDKKPVGSLPEETDENVDSFWLNLASRAFKKESIKKEIYELLAKLDENTREIVTFHYIFGYSYLEIAEMKGMTETAVKVAAHRAIKKLSKFAQNE; from the coding sequence GTGAAAAAGCACGATTTTGAAAAATTCTATCAAACCCATTTAGACAAAGTTTACCGCTTTGTCTTTTTTCGCGTTAGCGCCAATAAAGAACTGGCCGAGGATTTGGTATCGGAAATTTTTATGAAAGCCCTGGAGCATTTTGAGACCTATGACCCAAAAATCAGCCAATCCGCCTGGATCATGACAATTTGCAAAAATCACATGGCTAACTACTACCGGGATAAAAAGCCGGTCGGCTCATTGCCGGAAGAAACAGACGAAAATGTTGATAGTTTTTGGCTGAATTTGGCCTCGCGCGCCTTTAAAAAAGAATCAATAAAAAAAGAAATTTATGAATTATTAGCCAAATTAGACGAAAATACCCGTGAAATTGTAACCTTTCATTATATTTTTGGGTATAGCTATTTAGAAATCGCGGAAATGAAAGGCATGACGGAAACGGCGGTTAAAGTAGCGGCCCATCGGGCCATAAAAAAACTTTCTAAATTCGCCCAAAACGAGTAA
- a CDS encoding DUF5667 domain-containing protein — protein sequence MNFKARYNLWKAQRDLSPDNKFKIALKAKLDSAWQKKYATQLNWYQTVWFKRAVAFTSVVIIGASLVTGSYAYTSPDVTEGTPLYPIKQEIEKVEETVQVTPEAKAKFLLKQIDKREAEAVVIKKRGQKLDSVDKQIQKVADKLQKVDKKLEKINPQNNKVLKLRTEIKNKLKNNSNFKFNEGLHRSDRQINRDNNYNN from the coding sequence ATGAACTTCAAAGCCAGATACAATTTATGGAAAGCACAGAGGGATTTGTCGCCGGACAATAAATTTAAAATTGCTTTAAAAGCCAAATTGGACTCGGCTTGGCAAAAGAAATACGCGACTCAACTGAATTGGTACCAAACCGTTTGGTTTAAAAGAGCGGTTGCTTTTACTTCTGTTGTTATTATCGGCGCCAGTTTGGTTACCGGCTCCTATGCTTACACCAGTCCGGATGTAACTGAAGGCACTCCGCTTTACCCGATTAAACAGGAGATTGAAAAAGTTGAAGAAACAGTGCAGGTGACTCCGGAAGCCAAAGCTAAATTTTTGTTAAAACAAATTGATAAGCGCGAGGCCGAAGCCGTGGTAATTAAAAAGCGCGGACAAAAGCTTGATTCTGTTGATAAGCAAATACAAAAGGTTGCCGATAAATTGCAGAAGGTGGACAAAAAATTGGAAAAAATAAATCCTCAAAACAACAAAGTTCTCAAATTACGCACGGAAATAAAAAATAAATTAAAAAATAATTCAAATTTTAAATTTAATGAAGGCCTGCATAGGTCGGACAGGCAAATAAATAGGGATAATAATTATAATAATTAA
- the era gene encoding GTPase Era, with the protein MESQQSETLPFKSGFVTLVGRSNVGKSTLLNTLVGTKIAVVTDKPQTTRNIIHGVLNYPQGQAVFIDTPGVFKQNRSALSGILTQRVCEAIQNINLIIYVVDPTKSLGAEERATLALIRNLAIPKLLVINKSDLPEKEKVYLENYRELSDQFAAVFELSALRNSHVQPLRDKVLEFLPVGEAIYPPNQLTNVDERFWVAEIIREKIFKALRKEVPYTTHVEIEDIEDKPDMFVIKANIYTTDSRYRKMIVGAGGRAIKEIGIAARKELETALNKKVFLELEVEVDKHWETRV; encoded by the coding sequence ATGGAAAGTCAACAATCGGAAACCCTGCCTTTTAAATCCGGATTTGTCACCCTGGTGGGTCGTTCAAACGTGGGCAAATCAACCCTGCTTAATACGCTGGTCGGGACCAAAATCGCCGTCGTAACCGACAAACCCCAGACCACACGCAATATTATACACGGAGTACTCAACTACCCGCAAGGACAGGCGGTTTTTATTGATACCCCGGGTGTTTTTAAACAAAACAGAAGCGCTTTATCAGGCATTCTAACCCAACGGGTTTGTGAAGCAATCCAAAATATAAATCTGATAATTTATGTTGTTGATCCGACCAAAAGTTTGGGCGCCGAGGAACGGGCCACTTTGGCCTTGATCAGGAATTTAGCCATTCCCAAGCTGCTCGTGATAAACAAATCAGATCTGCCGGAAAAGGAAAAGGTCTATCTGGAAAATTATCGCGAATTGAGTGATCAATTTGCCGCGGTCTTTGAACTTTCGGCTTTGCGTAATAGCCATGTCCAGCCCTTGCGCGATAAGGTTTTGGAATTTTTACCTGTTGGTGAAGCAATTTATCCGCCCAATCAACTGACAAACGTGGATGAACGTTTTTGGGTGGCGGAAATTATCAGAGAAAAAATTTTTAAAGCCCTGCGCAAAGAAGTGCCATACACCACGCATGTTGAAATTGAAGATATTGAAGACAAACCGGACATGTTTGTCATTAAAGCAAACATTTATACCACTGACAGCAGGTACAGAAAAATGATTGTCGGCGCCGGCGGCCGGGCCATAAAAGAAATCGGCATTGCCGCGCGCAAAGAACTGGAAACAGCCCTGAATAAAAAAGTATTTTTAGAGCTTGAAGTTGAGGTTGATAAACACTGGGAAACTAGGGTGTAG
- a CDS encoding S41 family peptidase, translating into MESPINNPVTSPIKTRAQKYIGIYISVILFIISFGLGVIVGRVWYVNHQITDDSGNVQISKVINLDRTVNHSDSVDFTQFWTVWDQIKSQYVKQPVKDADMFYGAIQGLVASLGDPYSLYFPPQAATEFAKDLSGELEGIGAEIGIKNDQLMVIAPLPDSPAQKAGLRPGDSILAIDGTSTFGMDVNTAVSKIRGKANTQVKLTIARDGATKSQDIIITRAKINVPSVMYEMKPNNIAYIRLLQFNDSTNTGLDKTIKNLKAKGAKGIILDLRSNPGGYLDSAVYVASEWIKTGVIVSEKGVDGLNNEHQTLGDHRLAGMKTVVLVDKGSASASEIVAGALQDTKAATIIGEKTFGKGSVQDYEPFPDGSALKLTVAEWFTPSGKNINKEGVTPDIVMSVDWSKEVVGQDTVLSKAMEILTPTSTP; encoded by the coding sequence ATGGAAAGTCCCATCAATAACCCCGTAACCAGTCCAATAAAAACCCGCGCGCAGAAATATATCGGCATTTATATTTCCGTGATTTTGTTTATCATTTCTTTTGGCTTGGGTGTTATTGTCGGCCGGGTTTGGTATGTCAATCATCAGATAACAGATGATTCCGGCAATGTGCAAATTAGCAAAGTAATAAATTTAGACAGAACTGTTAATCATTCGGATAGTGTTGATTTCACTCAATTTTGGACGGTCTGGGATCAGATAAAAAGCCAGTATGTAAAACAGCCGGTCAAGGATGCGGACATGTTTTATGGCGCTATTCAGGGTTTGGTGGCTTCGCTTGGCGATCCGTATTCTTTGTATTTTCCTCCGCAAGCAGCTACAGAATTTGCCAAAGATTTGTCCGGCGAGCTTGAAGGTATCGGCGCTGAAATTGGTATTAAAAATGATCAATTAATGGTGATCGCGCCTTTGCCTGATTCGCCGGCCCAAAAAGCCGGATTGCGGCCGGGTGACAGCATTTTGGCGATTGATGGGACAAGTACTTTTGGCATGGATGTGAATACGGCGGTTAGCAAAATCAGAGGCAAAGCCAACACCCAGGTGAAGTTGACTATTGCCAGAGACGGTGCCACCAAATCACAGGATATTATAATTACCAGGGCTAAAATCAATGTGCCGTCAGTGATGTACGAAATGAAGCCGAATAATATTGCTTATATCCGGCTTTTACAATTTAATGATAGTACCAATACCGGATTGGATAAAACCATAAAAAATTTGAAGGCCAAGGGCGCTAAGGGAATAATCTTGGATTTGCGAAGCAATCCGGGCGGATATTTGGACTCGGCCGTGTATGTGGCCAGTGAATGGATTAAGACGGGTGTGATTGTCAGCGAAAAGGGTGTTGACGGTTTAAACAATGAACACCAAACTCTGGGTGATCACCGATTGGCCGGTATGAAAACCGTAGTTTTGGTGGATAAGGGTTCGGCTTCAGCTTCGGAAATTGTGGCCGGCGCTTTACAGGACACCAAAGCCGCCACCATTATTGGTGAAAAAACTTTTGGCAAGGGATCGGTACAAGATTATGAGCCGTTCCCGGATGGTTCGGCTTTGAAGTTGACCGTGGCTGAATGGTTTACACCCAGCGGAAAAAATATAAACAAAGAAGGTGTCACTCCGGATATTGTTATGAGTGTTGATTGGAGTAAAGAAGTAGTTGGTCAGGATACGGTTTTAAGTAAGGCGATGGAAATTTTGACCCCGACTTCTACACCCTAG
- a CDS encoding PEGA domain-containing protein, giving the protein MEYPGTKFTYPIRRATLIFFIAFFIIASPIIIMYTAGYRYDWANGLLKETGAISIDVEPPQASVYLNGIKLKDNMPIRLNNIAPGRYGLNISASGYYDWVTEIDVKNKQTVYIKEISLLKKNRPQILISGNMQTFALSDDYKYIIYTTQKTNNTEIWLWNTADHSAAILTKINTLNPLKISWSKNGDYAVVSNQTSPYTTLLLLNANNPLSITNISANTAQAIEKYQWDPQGLALYFSTKNNIISYDPQNQQTQIVTKNSYLDWYMYRGGLLTLQINTTSKQYKIISDTLGFKSAFNSMAYTGSDDLARNQYKIAMADAGKVLLKNTRTAEMELVTANNAFQISGDKFLVSKYNNWLIVWTPWELWTYSDGASEPNLLNRSGENLQQAIPLDQYNTLALVWANKTTALFPYYLVSHDLFNDKINIADADTDKKILYYIDNTKGNEGIWSLEY; this is encoded by the coding sequence ATGGAATACCCGGGCACTAAATTCACTTATCCCATCAGGCGCGCCACTCTAATTTTCTTTATTGCGTTTTTTATAATTGCTTCGCCGATTATCATAATGTACACGGCCGGCTACAGGTATGACTGGGCCAATGGACTGCTCAAAGAAACCGGAGCGATTAGTATTGATGTAGAACCGCCGCAGGCCAGTGTTTATCTAAATGGCATAAAATTAAAAGATAACATGCCGATTCGCCTGAATAATATCGCACCCGGAAGATACGGCCTAAACATCAGTGCGTCCGGCTATTACGATTGGGTAACGGAAATTGACGTAAAAAACAAACAAACCGTTTACATCAAAGAAATTTCTCTGCTTAAAAAAAATAGACCGCAAATCCTGATATCCGGAAACATGCAAACATTCGCTCTGTCCGATGACTATAAATATATAATTTATACCACACAAAAAACCAACAACACCGAAATTTGGCTTTGGAACACGGCCGATCATTCGGCCGCAATTCTAACAAAAATTAACACTCTAAATCCGCTTAAAATTTCCTGGTCAAAAAATGGCGACTACGCCGTAGTGTCCAATCAAACCTCTCCATATACCACGCTACTGCTCTTGAACGCTAACAATCCCCTATCAATAACAAACATCTCCGCCAACACCGCCCAGGCAATAGAAAAATATCAGTGGGATCCGCAAGGTTTGGCCTTATATTTTTCCACAAAAAACAATATAATTTCCTACGATCCCCAAAATCAGCAAACACAAATTGTAACTAAAAACAGTTACCTGGATTGGTACATGTATCGCGGCGGGCTCCTAACCCTGCAAATTAACACCACCAGCAAACAATATAAAATCATTTCAGATACTCTGGGATTTAAGTCCGCCTTTAATTCAATGGCTTACACCGGTTCGGATGATTTGGCCCGCAATCAATACAAGATCGCTATGGCCGATGCCGGTAAAGTTCTTTTAAAAAACACCCGCACCGCGGAGATGGAACTGGTGACGGCAAACAACGCCTTTCAAATTTCCGGCGATAAATTCCTGGTATCAAAATATAACAACTGGCTGATTGTTTGGACGCCTTGGGAACTGTGGACATACAGCGACGGAGCCAGTGAACCGAACCTGTTAAACCGATCCGGAGAAAATTTACAGCAAGCGATTCCGCTTGATCAGTACAACACCTTGGCTTTGGTTTGGGCAAATAAAACCACTGCCCTTTTCCCCTATTATCTGGTATCGCATGATTTATTTAATGACAAAATAAACATTGCCGATGCCGATACTGATAAAAAAATCTTATATTATATTGATAATACAAAAGGAAACGAAGGTATTTGGAGTTTAGAATATTAA